Proteins co-encoded in one Equus przewalskii isolate Varuska chromosome 27, EquPr2, whole genome shotgun sequence genomic window:
- the CHMP2B gene encoding charged multivesicular body protein 2b isoform X1, translating into MASLFKKKTVDDVIKEQNRELRGTQRAIIRDRAALEKQEKQLELEIKKMAKIGNKEACRVLAKQLVHLRKQKTRTFAVSSKVTSMSTQTKVMNSQMKMAGAMSTTAKTMQAVNKKVDPQKTLQTMQNFQKENMKMEMTEEMINDTLDDIFDGSDEEEESQDIVNQVLDEIGIEISGKMAKAPSAARSLPSASTSKATISDEEIERQLKALGVD; encoded by the exons ATGTAATAAAGGAGCAGAATCGAGAGTTACGAGGGACACAGAGAGCTATAATCAGAGATCGAGCAGCtttagagaaacaggaaaaacagctG gaattagaaattaagaaaatggccAAGATTGGTAATAAAGAAGCTTGCAGAGTTTTAGCCAAACAGCTTGTACATCTAcggaaacagaaaacaagaacttTTGCTGTAAGTTCAAAAGTCACttctatgtccacacaaacaaAAGTGATGAATTCCCAGATGAAGATGGCTGGAGCAATGTCTACTACAGCAAAA ACAATGCAGGCAGTTAACAAGAAGGTGGACCCGCAAAAGACGTTACAGACAATGCAGAATTTCCAGAAGGAGAACATGAAAATGGAGATGACTGAGGAAATGA TCAATGACACACTTGATGACATCTTCGATGGTTCtgatgaggaggaagaaagccAAGATATTGTGAATCAAGTTCTCGATGAAATTGGAATTGAAATCTCTGGAAAG ATGGCCAAAGCTCCGTCAGCTGCCCGAAGCCTACCGTCCGCCTCGACGTCGAAGGCCACAATCTCCGATGAAGAGATTGAACGGCAGCTCAAAGCTTTAGGAGTAGATTAG
- the CHMP2B gene encoding charged multivesicular body protein 2b isoform X2, producing MAKIGNKEACRVLAKQLVHLRKQKTRTFAVSSKVTSMSTQTKVMNSQMKMAGAMSTTAKTMQAVNKKVDPQKTLQTMQNFQKENMKMEMTEEMINDTLDDIFDGSDEEEESQDIVNQVLDEIGIEISGKMAKAPSAARSLPSASTSKATISDEEIERQLKALGVD from the exons atggccAAGATTGGTAATAAAGAAGCTTGCAGAGTTTTAGCCAAACAGCTTGTACATCTAcggaaacagaaaacaagaacttTTGCTGTAAGTTCAAAAGTCACttctatgtccacacaaacaaAAGTGATGAATTCCCAGATGAAGATGGCTGGAGCAATGTCTACTACAGCAAAA ACAATGCAGGCAGTTAACAAGAAGGTGGACCCGCAAAAGACGTTACAGACAATGCAGAATTTCCAGAAGGAGAACATGAAAATGGAGATGACTGAGGAAATGA TCAATGACACACTTGATGACATCTTCGATGGTTCtgatgaggaggaagaaagccAAGATATTGTGAATCAAGTTCTCGATGAAATTGGAATTGAAATCTCTGGAAAG ATGGCCAAAGCTCCGTCAGCTGCCCGAAGCCTACCGTCCGCCTCGACGTCGAAGGCCACAATCTCCGATGAAGAGATTGAACGGCAGCTCAAAGCTTTAGGAGTAGATTAG